Proteins encoded together in one Qingshengfaniella alkalisoli window:
- a CDS encoding zinc-ribbon domain-containing protein yields the protein MTDTIRIICPQCEAAYDIPAAAISGRGREVQCSACAHSWYQLTHAVVPPRSTPPPPVDTPQMQESTHVQREVDPEVLEVLREEAAREAQARKSSPPAPLETQPDLGLVIPPRPKESVRDRLERLKAAERARDSREWNTGEESDPGSVIEAPERPIEPVTPRLHRRSDPGLPVAVSKQELAIIRERKERRDFRIGFAIPVLACLIALALYLGAPLIAGHAPQADPFLSVISEHGETLQSAISEHARKALASFEQVQSRLIGADG from the coding sequence TTGACCGATACGATCCGCATCATCTGCCCGCAATGCGAGGCCGCATACGACATCCCCGCAGCCGCGATTTCAGGTCGCGGGCGCGAAGTGCAGTGTTCGGCCTGTGCCCATAGTTGGTATCAACTGACCCATGCGGTTGTTCCGCCGCGTTCGACCCCGCCGCCCCCGGTCGACACTCCACAGATGCAAGAATCCACGCATGTCCAGCGCGAAGTCGATCCGGAAGTGCTGGAGGTGCTGCGCGAAGAAGCCGCACGTGAAGCACAGGCGCGCAAGTCAAGCCCACCTGCCCCGTTGGAAACGCAGCCGGATCTGGGCTTGGTCATTCCCCCACGTCCCAAGGAGAGCGTCCGCGACAGGCTGGAACGGCTCAAGGCAGCAGAACGCGCCAGAGACAGCCGGGAGTGGAACACCGGGGAAGAAAGCGATCCGGGTTCGGTCATCGAGGCACCCGAACGACCGATAGAGCCAGTAACGCCAAGGTTACACCGCAGATCCGACCCCGGTTTGCCGGTTGCGGTAAGCAAGCAGGAGTTGGCCATTATCCGCGAACGCAAGGAACGCCGCGACTTCCGGATCGGCTTCGCGATACCGGTGCTGGCCTGTCTAATCGCACTGGCGCTCTACCTTGGCGCACCGTTGATCGCAGGGCATGCCCCGCAGGCGGACCCGTTCCTGAGCGTCATTTCCGAGCATGGCGAAACGCTGCAATCCGCGATTTCCGAACATGCGCGTAAGGCGCTTGCGTCATTTGAGCAAGTTCAGAGCCGGCTGATCGGCGCCGATGGCTAA